The Patescibacteria group bacterium genomic interval TTTGCGTCCACAATGTCAGCGACATTGATTACAAAAACGTTAATTTATTGCGCCGTTTCATCTCTTCTTATTCCAAAATCGTACCGCGCAAAAGAAGCGGTGTCTGCGCCTTCCATCAACGCAAACTCTCTAACGCCATTAAGCGCGCCAGAATCATGGCCCTGTTGCCGTTTGTTACAAAATAAACAGTTATAAGCCTGAAAAATCATAAGTCATAAATCATAAAACCAAACATTTTATGAACTTGCAGATTTTTAATTTTAAGGGCTTTATAAACTTTTCACCAGAACTACTCCTATGTCAATTTCCACCTTAAATGATATCAAAAAAGGCGTGAGTGTTATTTATAATGGCGAACCCTATGCCGTTGTTGAAGCCAACTTTGTCAGAATGCAACAGCGCAAACCGGTCATGCAAACCAAACTGCGCAATCTATTAAACGGCAAAATAGCCGAATACAGCTTTCATCAAGGCGAGAGAGTCGACGAAGCCGACATGACCAGAAAAAAAGTCGACTACCTGTATAACGACGGCACCAGCTATTATTTCATGTCGCAAGATGATTTTGAACAATTTGCTTTGTCCGGCGAAAGCTTAAGCGACAAAGTCGGCTATCTGAAAGAAGGCGACAAGGTTGACGCTCTCTACTGGAACAATAATCCTGTTTCCGTTTCCCTACCGCCGAAAGTAGAGTTTAAAGTAATATCAGCTCCGGAAGGCGTTAAAGGCAACTCCGCCCAAGGCCGTGTCACCAAAACCGCTGAAATAGAAACCGGCCTCTCCGTACAGGTCCCCCTGTTCGTCAAGGAAGGCGACACTATTAGAATCAATACCGACACCGGCGAATACGTGGAGCGAGTCAACTAACCCCGAGATATATAAAACAGCTCCGAGATAATCGGGGCTGTTTTTATATATAATTTTATTCTTTCATTGCCGGTTCATCTTCATAACCATCATTGTTGGCTGGTGGCGGAGCAACGCCCGCTTGTTCAGCCTCTCTAAGCTTTTTTACCTCTTCCAGAATCTGTTTCCTAATTATAGTCATCAGCTTGGGATTAGCCTTAAGATAAGCCTTGGCATTTTCACGGCCTGTGCCTAGCTTTTCTTCGCTGAAAGTATAAGTATTGCCGGCTTTGCTGATAACGCCTTTCTCTAAACCGACATCCAGTAAATCGCCGGAAACAGAAATGCCTTCATTATACATGATATCAAATTCGCAAGTCTGAAAAGGCGCGGCCACTTTATTCTTAACCACTTTAACCTTAACCCGATTGCCGATATTTTTATCGCCCTGTTTTATTTGCGCGGCGCGACGGACTTCAATGCGGACTGAAGAATAAAACTTCAAAGCGGTGCCGCCGGTAGTGGTCTCCGGATTACCGAAAAACACGCCAATCTTCATGCGGGTCTGGTTAATGAAAATCAATACGGTTTTAGATTTGGAAATGGCGCCGGTCAGTTTCCTCAATGCTTGACTCATCAGACGCGCCTGCAGGCCCATGTGGGAATCACCCATATCACCTTCAATTTCCGCTTTAGGCACCAAAGCCGCCACCGAATCTACTACTACGACATCAACGGCATTGGAGCGAATCAGGGTTTCTACTATCTCTAAAGCCTGTTCGCCGGTATCGGGCTGAGAAATAAACAACTCATCAACCTTCACGCCGATTTTTCTGGCATAATCGGGATCCAACGCATGCTCTGCGTCAACGAAAGCGGCCACGCCACCCAATTTCTGCACCTCAGCCACAATATGCTGAGCCAGAGTGGTTTTGCCTGATGCCTCCGGTCCGAAAACCTCCACAATCCTGCCTCGAGGCACTCCACCCACGCCTAAGGCGATATCCAATGACAGAGCGCCTGTGGACACGGCATCAACTTCCATAGCCCGAGCCTCACCGAACTTCATAATGGCTCCATCGCCAAAACGCTCTTTAATCTGGCTGATAGCCGATTCTACGGCCTTGAACTTCTCATTTCCCTCCTCGCTGGTCTTTTTAGGCATAAATATAAAAATTACTGATTAATCTCGTTAAATAGCACACGGATGATCGCTTCGGACTGGCGACTGTAACGCTTCTTCGCAGTTATTTTAATCAAATTCAAGCCCTTTTGCAAGTCAACAGTAGTGGAAAAATTACCGCCGGTATCCACAAACACCGCTCGGTTATTAATGACAATTTCCGCCTCGCGCGAAGACGTACCAGTCACTTCCAACTGGCGATTAACTGTTATCAATCCGTCAGTCGGGTGTAACACCGTCAACTGCGGCGGCCGAAAAATTTCATTGACCCGCCAAATCAAAAAAGCCAGAAGCGCAATAATACCGATAATAACCACTGCCTGGGAAATAAAATTAGACCAGACAAACAAATTTTTGTTCTTCAACGATTTATAAGACAAGGAATGCAGTTTATCGGCGGCCTCTTGGCAAACAGGATGGTCCAAACCCAAGTAGTCACAGTAAGTCTTGAGAAATTTAGGCAGATAGTCTTTACCCGGCAAGAGCCAAGGTTGATTCTGCTCCAAGGCCTCCAGATATTTAGTGGCGATTTTGGTTTCTCCTGATGCCTTAAGTAAGCTCACGCCCTTTTTGAGGCGCGCCTCTTTTAAATTATCCCCCAAATTTTCAATAAAACCTTTTTCTAACATAAAATAATTGATTTATAAAGTCAAAAGTCCATAAAGTCCATAAAGTCAAGACTTCCAATATTTAATGACTTTAGACCTTATGGACTTTCAACTTTTAACTTAAAAAGCTAAGCCCATTCGTCATCGTCAAAGTAATTCTTTGACGATCCTTTTGTTGATTTTTTAA includes:
- the efp gene encoding elongation factor P: MSISTLNDIKKGVSVIYNGEPYAVVEANFVRMQQRKPVMQTKLRNLLNGKIAEYSFHQGERVDEADMTRKKVDYLYNDGTSYYFMSQDDFEQFALSGESLSDKVGYLKEGDKVDALYWNNNPVSVSLPPKVEFKVISAPEGVKGNSAQGRVTKTAEIETGLSVQVPLFVKEGDTIRINTDTGEYVERVN
- a CDS encoding helix-turn-helix domain-containing protein; this encodes MLEKGFIENLGDNLKEARLKKGVSLLKASGETKIATKYLEALEQNQPWLLPGKDYLPKFLKTYCDYLGLDHPVCQEAADKLHSLSYKSLKNKNLFVWSNFISQAVVIIGIIALLAFLIWRVNEIFRPPQLTVLHPTDGLITVNRQLEVTGTSSREAEIVINNRAVFVDTGGNFSTTVDLQKGLNLIKITAKKRYSRQSEAIIRVLFNEINQ
- the rpsR gene encoding 30S ribosomal protein S18 is translated as MIQNKKNTSAATPQKRYCHFCVHNVSDIDYKNVNLLRRFISSYSKIVPRKRSGVCAFHQRKLSNAIKRARIMALLPFVTK
- the recA gene encoding recombinase RecA, with the translated sequence MPKKTSEEGNEKFKAVESAISQIKERFGDGAIMKFGEARAMEVDAVSTGALSLDIALGVGGVPRGRIVEVFGPEASGKTTLAQHIVAEVQKLGGVAAFVDAEHALDPDYARKIGVKVDELFISQPDTGEQALEIVETLIRSNAVDVVVVDSVAALVPKAEIEGDMGDSHMGLQARLMSQALRKLTGAISKSKTVLIFINQTRMKIGVFFGNPETTTGGTALKFYSSVRIEVRRAAQIKQGDKNIGNRVKVKVVKNKVAAPFQTCEFDIMYNEGISVSGDLLDVGLEKGVISKAGNTYTFSEEKLGTGRENAKAYLKANPKLMTIIRKQILEEVKKLREAEQAGVAPPPANNDGYEDEPAMKE